One part of the Paraglaciecola sp. L3A3 genome encodes these proteins:
- a CDS encoding DUF1624 domain-containing protein, with amino-acid sequence MKTKHTKRIFELDALRGIAIVLMIIFHFGYDLVTFGWAQYNTGVDIEWRTFRAVIVSCFLLAVGMSSYLAYHQQINFRKLFFAIGKLLAVSIFISISSLYMYPNSWVYFGIIHLITVSLLLSVLFVRIPHISAVIGTLIILGYAFDFISMNNIWLWSVENLGIPKRTVDLASFIPWFGVVLLGIFVMHKQIFKLSAPANKYTEFLALLGKHSLVIYLIHQPIIFAGLSLVAYIIE; translated from the coding sequence ATGAAAACTAAACACACTAAAAGAATATTCGAACTCGATGCACTTAGAGGAATTGCTATTGTATTGATGATTATTTTTCACTTTGGTTATGATCTCGTGACATTTGGTTGGGCTCAGTATAATACAGGCGTCGATATAGAGTGGAGGACCTTCAGAGCTGTCATTGTGAGTTGTTTTTTATTGGCTGTCGGCATGAGCAGTTATTTGGCATACCATCAGCAGATAAATTTTAGAAAGTTATTTTTTGCCATCGGTAAGCTTTTAGCTGTATCTATATTTATATCTATCAGTAGTTTGTATATGTATCCGAACTCTTGGGTGTATTTTGGCATTATTCACCTCATAACTGTTTCGCTATTACTCTCTGTATTATTTGTCCGTATCCCTCACATAAGCGCTGTTATCGGTACTTTAATCATACTAGGGTATGCCTTTGATTTTATCAGTATGAATAATATCTGGCTGTGGAGTGTTGAAAATTTAGGTATCCCTAAACGAACTGTTGATTTAGCTAGTTTTATTCCATGGTTTGGGGTGGTGTTATTAGGGATTTTTGTGATGCATAAGCAAATATTTAAATTGTCTGCACCAGCAAACAAATATACTGAATTTTTGGCTTTATTGGGTAAGCATTCTTTAGTGATATATTTAATTCATCAACCTATTATTTTTGCTGGGTTGTCACTCGTTGCCTATATCATTGAATAA
- a CDS encoding mandelate racemase/muconate lactonizing enzyme family protein, with translation MKITNVKAYGFWAGIRNVCLVKVETDEGIYGWGESGLSGREKAVMGAVEHFSEFLIGRDPTQIGGMWQEMYRGQYFEGGRVLAAAIAAIDIALHDLVAKSMNIPVYKLLGGKQRNNIPLFATSAKAMGPELIDDVLRLKDDGWNVIRTTHGLNGVADKPTILEPTENLVLIAKWLRKSREALGEDIILGMDYHHRLSVPEAVSFIQRMPRGTLDFIEEPIRDESPAAYQALRQMCDVPFAIGEEFTSKWDFAPYVEKNITNFGRVDICNAGGFTESMKIAAMCESHYIDMMPHNPLSPICTAASIHYCAAISNMAWLELNPYDGDMSDFDRYFINRPLVKNNTFQVTDEPGLGVDVNEHLIKDLDFKYWEAPRLIKKDGSYTNW, from the coding sequence ATGAAAATAACAAATGTAAAAGCCTATGGCTTTTGGGCCGGCATTCGAAATGTCTGCTTAGTAAAAGTAGAAACAGACGAAGGGATATACGGCTGGGGAGAATCGGGCCTATCTGGTAGAGAAAAAGCTGTGATGGGGGCAGTAGAACATTTCAGTGAATTTTTAATTGGCCGAGATCCCACTCAAATTGGTGGTATGTGGCAAGAAATGTACCGTGGTCAATATTTTGAAGGAGGCCGCGTACTAGCCGCTGCAATTGCTGCAATAGACATTGCTTTACATGATCTAGTCGCTAAAAGTATGAATATACCTGTATATAAATTACTTGGCGGTAAACAAAGAAATAATATTCCTTTATTCGCTACCAGTGCAAAAGCGATGGGACCTGAATTAATTGATGATGTACTTCGGCTTAAAGACGATGGTTGGAACGTAATTCGTACCACTCATGGTTTAAATGGTGTAGCTGATAAACCTACTATTTTAGAGCCAACAGAAAATCTGGTATTAATTGCCAAATGGTTACGTAAATCTAGAGAAGCTTTAGGTGAAGATATTATTCTGGGCATGGATTACCACCATAGATTGTCGGTGCCTGAAGCGGTTTCCTTCATTCAACGTATGCCTAGAGGTACCTTAGATTTTATCGAAGAGCCTATTCGTGACGAATCACCTGCAGCATATCAAGCCTTGCGTCAAATGTGCGATGTACCATTTGCTATCGGTGAAGAGTTTACCAGTAAGTGGGATTTTGCCCCTTATGTTGAAAAAAATATCACAAATTTCGGCCGTGTCGATATATGTAATGCAGGTGGTTTCACCGAATCAATGAAAATTGCCGCTATGTGTGAATCACATTATATAGACATGATGCCACATAACCCACTTAGTCCAATTTGTACCGCAGCTTCCATCCATTATTGTGCAGCGATTAGCAATATGGCTTGGTTAGAATTAAACCCTTACGACGGTGATATGTCGGATTTTGATAGATATTTTATCAATCGTCCTTTAGTCAAAAATAATACATTCCAAGTCACTGACGAGCCTGGTCTTGGTGTAGATGTAAATGAACATCTCATTAAAGATCTAGATTTTAAGTATTGGGAAGCCCCTCGTTTAATTAAAAAAGATGGGTCGTACACTAATTGGTAA
- the fabA gene encoding 3-hydroxyacyl-[acyl-carrier-protein] dehydratase FabA, with product MTIQQNSFTKEELLACSRGELFGPGNSQLPAPNMLMMDRVVEIHETGGEHDKGYIIAELDITPDLWFFDCHFPGDPVMPGCLGLDAMWQLVGFFLGWCGGPGKGRALGVGEVKFTGQILPTAKKVTYRIDMKRVIKRKLYMGLGDGSVAVDGRIIYQAKDLKVGLFQDTSKF from the coding sequence ATGACAATACAACAAAATAGCTTTACTAAAGAAGAACTTTTAGCCTGTAGCCGTGGAGAGTTATTTGGACCTGGAAACAGCCAATTACCTGCACCAAATATGTTAATGATGGATCGGGTTGTTGAAATTCATGAAACAGGTGGCGAGCATGATAAAGGGTATATTATTGCTGAATTAGATATCACACCTGATTTATGGTTTTTTGATTGCCACTTTCCAGGTGATCCTGTTATGCCAGGCTGTTTAGGTCTTGATGCAATGTGGCAACTTGTTGGTTTCTTTTTAGGTTGGTGCGGAGGTCCAGGTAAAGGACGTGCATTAGGTGTGGGTGAAGTAAAATTCACTGGGCAAATTTTACCTACAGCGAAAAAAGTGACATACCGTATTGATATGAAACGTGTAATTAAACGTAAACTCTATATGGGCTTAGGTGATGGTTCAGTCGCAGTAGACGGACGTATTATCTATCAAGCTAAAGATTTGAAAGTAGGTTTGTTCCAAGATACCAGTAAGTTTTAA
- a CDS encoding SMP-30/gluconolactonase/LRE family protein, with protein sequence MKKILLAMIVAISGCQADNITHNTYVVLPETSKTVGFVEIFDDQALQYINKDTRISIRGEGFTWIEGPTWIEDGQYLIFSDIPNNKILKYDPKAGTSLYMANPGYNTAESGTGGGSNGLLINNQKQLVLMQQGARQISIMDAPTSAPKHKFTKLVSHYGDKRLNSPNDLVQHSNGDIYFTDPTYGLNKTDPDRMQQLPFSGIYRLTEAGELTLLDDQLTFPNGIGLSPDEKTLYVAVSDAKDQHWVAYDVNTHGNVENKRRFYDANHLAGTAGHKGGADGLAVHSSGVIFATGPGGVWLLTPEAKLLAIIRTGENTSNCALTTNEDYLFISADDYLMSVPLKTR encoded by the coding sequence ATGAAAAAAATACTCCTAGCAATGATTGTGGCTATCAGCGGTTGCCAAGCAGATAACATTACCCATAACACTTATGTTGTTTTACCTGAAACCAGTAAAACAGTTGGTTTTGTCGAAATATTTGATGATCAAGCTTTACAGTATATTAATAAAGATACGCGTATCAGTATTCGTGGCGAAGGGTTTACTTGGATAGAAGGGCCGACTTGGATAGAGGATGGACAGTACTTAATATTTTCTGATATTCCCAATAACAAAATTTTAAAATACGATCCTAAAGCAGGCACTAGTTTATATATGGCGAATCCAGGTTATAACACTGCAGAATCAGGCACAGGTGGTGGTTCGAATGGTTTATTAATCAATAATCAAAAGCAGCTAGTATTAATGCAACAAGGTGCTAGGCAAATTTCGATTATGGATGCCCCCACATCTGCGCCAAAACACAAATTCACAAAACTGGTGTCACACTATGGAGATAAACGTTTAAACAGTCCCAATGATTTGGTTCAACACAGCAATGGCGATATCTACTTTACTGATCCTACCTACGGCTTGAACAAAACCGATCCTGACAGAATGCAACAATTGCCCTTCAGTGGTATATATCGCCTAACAGAAGCTGGCGAATTAACTTTACTTGATGATCAACTGACCTTCCCAAATGGTATTGGTTTATCACCAGATGAAAAAACTTTATACGTAGCTGTTTCGGATGCAAAAGATCAGCATTGGGTTGCCTATGATGTGAATACGCATGGCAATGTCGAAAACAAGCGACGTTTTTATGATGCTAACCATCTGGCTGGTACTGCAGGTCATAAAGGTGGCGCTGATGGCTTAGCCGTACATTCTAGTGGTGTCATATTCGCTACCGGCCCAGGTGGCGTTTGGTTGCTAACGCCTGAGGCTAAACTTTTAGCTATTATTAGGACCGGCGAAAATACATCAAATTGTGCTTTAACCACTAATGAAGATTATTTGTTTATCTCGGCTGATGATTATTTGATGAGTGTTCCGCTTAAAACCCGTTAA
- a CDS encoding MFS transporter: protein MQTSVPVQEKPTRKRFQILSLIFLSVVINYMDRTNISVAAAALTDELQLTSIQMGLIFSAFGWTYSICQIPGGIVVDFVKARILYPVILVLWSAATLVQGLVSSFGALIGLRMAIGVFEAPSYPCNNKIVTSWFPENERASAIAIYTSGQFIGLAFLMPVLVVIQDAFGWRGLFIVSGLVGFVWAAIWYVFYRDPEDHKGANQAELDHISQDEVQVAEPVVEKNESKLTKENLKIVFSNQKLWGIYIGQFCLGGTLIFFLTWFPTYLVEYRGLSFIKSGFLASIPFIAAFCGVLISGFFSDFLVRKGVSKEVSRKTPMIIGMLLSMFIIGANYTDDTTLIITFLSIAFFGNGLSSIAWIFVSLLAPKQLIGLVGGCMNAVGSLAGVIVPVVIGFLVTDGDFRPALFFIASLACIGFCSYLFLVGKIERVVLPGDKKEA from the coding sequence ATGCAAACATCTGTACCAGTGCAAGAAAAGCCGACGCGCAAAAGATTTCAAATATTAAGTTTAATATTCCTTAGCGTAGTTATTAATTACATGGACCGAACTAATATCTCAGTTGCTGCGGCAGCACTTACAGATGAATTACAGCTGACATCGATTCAAATGGGCTTAATATTTTCAGCTTTTGGTTGGACCTATTCGATCTGTCAAATACCAGGCGGAATTGTCGTTGATTTTGTCAAAGCGCGAATTTTATATCCTGTTATTTTGGTTTTATGGTCAGCCGCCACCTTAGTTCAAGGTCTGGTGAGCTCATTTGGTGCCTTAATTGGTTTAAGAATGGCGATTGGTGTATTTGAGGCTCCTTCCTATCCGTGTAATAACAAAATAGTCACCAGTTGGTTTCCTGAAAATGAGCGGGCATCAGCGATTGCTATTTACACTTCTGGGCAATTTATTGGTTTAGCCTTTTTAATGCCTGTATTAGTAGTCATTCAAGATGCTTTCGGTTGGAGAGGACTGTTTATCGTGTCTGGTTTAGTTGGCTTTGTTTGGGCAGCCATTTGGTATGTATTTTATCGAGACCCAGAAGACCATAAAGGCGCTAATCAAGCTGAACTTGATCACATTAGTCAAGATGAAGTGCAAGTGGCAGAGCCTGTGGTTGAAAAAAATGAATCTAAATTAACTAAAGAAAACCTTAAGATAGTATTTTCAAACCAAAAATTATGGGGAATTTATATTGGACAATTTTGTCTAGGTGGCACCCTAATATTTTTCTTAACTTGGTTTCCTACCTACTTAGTTGAATATCGCGGCCTAAGCTTTATTAAATCTGGTTTTCTTGCGTCAATCCCCTTTATTGCAGCATTTTGTGGGGTGTTAATCTCTGGATTTTTCTCTGATTTCTTAGTTCGAAAAGGGGTATCGAAAGAAGTGTCACGTAAAACCCCTATGATTATTGGCATGTTGTTATCTATGTTTATTATTGGCGCAAACTATACTGACGACACTACCTTAATCATTACATTTTTATCTATCGCATTTTTTGGTAATGGCTTGTCGTCTATCGCTTGGATATTTGTTTCTCTATTGGCCCCTAAGCAACTTATTGGTTTAGTCGGTGGTTGTATGAATGCCGTCGGTAGTTTAGCCGGTGTAATTGTTCCTGTTGTGATTGGGTTTTTAGTGACTGACGGAGATTTCCGCCCTGCACTATTCTTTATTGCTTCTTTAGCTTGTATTGGCTTTTGTTCTTATTTGTTCCTAGTGGGCAAAATTGAACGTGTGGTTTTACCTGGTGATAAAAAAGAAGCGTAA